The nucleotide window TCAGTCGCTACCCGGAAGAAGGTAACACCTCCTCCTTTATACTATGTTCTCGTCTTTTAAATTTCGAAATGGCGATTCCAGCGTATCGAAGGTCTGTGTTGCCGTTATTTGTCATTGAGTTCTTGGTATCTTTATATGTTATACGTGTCCTTATGCGACTTCATGATCTAGTTTCAATATTGAGCTTAAGGTTTGCCGTTTTAGTCCTAGTTCTGTTGATTCCTTGTTTCACTATTTGAGTCTATCCTGTGAtttctcttcattttattttttggatgttGAATTTGCTTTCTGTTGTTTACACAGCCTTCAAGTATTATATGTTCTCATTTAGGTTGTTACTGTTGATATTTGTCCTCGAAAAGATATGAGAGTCTTAGGAACTAGCTAACTCGGTGGGTTTATGTGACATTTTCTTGTTGTTTTCTGGATTTAGCTAGTTCGTTATTTCTATCCTTCGATTTCGTCACTCTAGTATTTTTTAGGTTCTTGAAGCAGCTTCCTGTCTATTTGTTTTCATCCTTAATGTTCAGTATGTTCAATGCCTCATTTGGTTCATTCAGATCATTTATTATGGTTTTTCTTTAGTGTTGATTCAATCTGCAAATTTGTGAATAAACCATGTCGTCCTTCCTCTTTGATGGTGTGATTCTGTTGCAAAATTAAtaggtgaaaaaaaataaaccttGTTTACTTTATATCTTTTCGATTTCGAGGTTCTAAAGGGTCTGTTTTGATAATAGTAATGAGTTGGTTTTAACTTAATTCATGATCAAGCTAGTGTATATTTTATCCTATCTTTGACAGTATCAAGTATGTCATATCCAAGTTTGCATTTATTGGTCTATTCGCTTGATTTCGGGTCTGATCAATTTCgttatatcatatcatatcatatcatgtGTATAATTTTCCAGCATGCTTCCATCTTCTTGTGTTTCCATATtgttttcgttttgaatggcattccattattcattcatttcttaGAACCTGGAAGTTGTTGGAATGCTTTTTTGGTTATAATGCTAATCCTCTGTATTGCTCCTCGCATAGTATTGTTAATTAGTCAATTTGTTTATACTATtagcattttttattttttattttttatctctttttaatGCACTTGTATGAAGTAGTAGCTTGAATGTCCATTACTTTGTTTATTAGTGGGATTTGGGTCATTAACACTCTTCGTTGTTTAGTTCGACGAAGAGAGTTGAATTGATAAATTGTCTTAAGATATATTATTACTCTTATTATTTCTGGGCACTAATTCTTATCTTCCTTTCTTGCATGTGAAATCTGTCCGAGTTCACTATGAACTCATCATTTCCTTTGCATTTCAGGAGAGccattaattaattaggcaTCAATAATTActttcctatttaatatttatttattatattaaatatatatataaaaaattatttatttgtacataattaactttgctatttatagtctaattatatccatataacatgaaaaaaataaaacgtagttatttttcttgaatatatatgaatgtttgtcATATTCtgaagtttttccttttttttaaccttttccAATAGGTTAGAGATATTCTTGGTcctttttccttaaaaaaaaataaaatttagtttgacttgacacgaatatatgaaagtaaagaagagttttcaatcttatggtcttaaattaaaattatgtcaaatgtatcagaataccttttatttttctagccttaaaattaaatatgtcatgAGGAAAACTGAAATTACAGTCttgccaaaaaagaaaaagaatcgtTCTTTTTCaaatagaatgaaaaaaaaaaaagtcaaactttttttaaaCACAGGAAGGAAGTATATGAATTGAACGTGTTATATTCATTAGCAGTACTATGAATATTATTGGACACCACTTgcaaaatcttttgatttctaTTTGTGTCCCATGCTTATAAATGACTTGATATGAATTTAAAGGTCAATAATTTTCCGAGGACAGTGAGGAATCACATTTTGTGACTATTATCCTGGAACCACAGTGTGTTGTCAATTTTTCGACCAAGTCAGCCAAAAGGTAATAAAAGCGGACCCATTCATCGTTAATATTCTACAACACAAGAAAACCGCGGTCGTCACGACAAGGGTGTTAAAATGGACCGATTGATAGGTTATTAGTCCACTCAAAAGTTATTTGAATCAAGATGAGTTGGAtcaatatgtaaaaaaaataaaaatcgaatGGTTATCCCTAAGACTACTCGTATTACATGTAATTAACATTGAGAGGTTATTTGATAGAGTATATaagaatattattaaatatgatatattaataattttggaaTAAATTATGTTGAGATTATTTTCAATTTACTGTTTGATTTGTGTATTATACTTATGTATTGATAGTATAATAGCGGagtattttatagttaaataagaaacaagttattcatatataaattttttgtataaCATATAATACAGCTGGCAAGTTGATATATAAATCCACTAATTGTATGTTCAAAATTGGAAGCAGTTGATATTGGTACGCATTCTACTTTATGTGgcttaaaaatcataattacTAATCTCCAAATACGGCTTTTCACTGTTCAAATATACTGTGTGAACAACTCTTGCTTTAAATTACAATTTGTTCCAAATGTATAATGTAATcgaaaattcaattaataagaAAGAACACATTAACATTATATAAATAGAATATTCAGTTATATATAATTCATCATTGGAACTTCTTAAAAGTTCAAATTCTGAATTCGACTTTATggaaatacatatatacaaaaccAAAGTAATAAAACgaagtctatatatatataaaaaaattacttgagAGCCAATGCAACATTAGGAATAATGATAGGCTCAAAAAGTATCTTGGAGATGCTACTTTTAACATCGTTATGCAGATACATGAAGTGCGATGTTCTTGTAATATTCTTTACAATTCCAATAAATGTGTCAGAAAATGGAGAATTTTTCCTTTGAGCTGTGTTCATTGCTTCCCATGTCTCCTTTATCAAAAATGTAATGTGTTCTCTTGCCTCTTCTTCCGAAGCACCCTTTTCGTTCATGTAACACTGAATTGATTTGGAAACGTCACCTCTTTTCAATTCATCCTGAATTGAtacaaaagtaaataaattaaattaaacagaGATTTCGCTAGATATCTATATGAGATAAAAGTTGTAAAAGCATACTGAAGATGTCCCCAAATCATCGGTGAAACGAAAAATAGTAGCAGACCACCGAATAATGTCAGGATAATTGATTAAGGAATCCAAGGCCTCTTTGGTAATTTGATTTGTGACAAGGAACAATGAGTGGACTAATACCATTGGTACTGCAATTGAGATCCTTGCATTATCCATGTATTCTTCAAAATTTGGCTTGTATCCATTGTGGTACCATTTTGCTTCTTGTAAGTATGATTTGCATAAATCTGCCCACTAATTAACAACAGccatttaaatattgaattcgCCTCGGACAAAATCAGGGGTATTTtgggaaaataaattatttattaagtaGAATGAATCTTACTGATTTTGTAAGGTAGGGTAGAACGTTGATGTCATGATTTTTAAGAACCTCATACGCCACTTCATTGATAATATTGATGAGTGCAAGATAACATACTTTCATATAATCTGGAAGTTGCTCCATTGCTTTTGTATCCCATctgaatttatatttattacgattttaaaatatatagttacTAGTAATTATTTTGCGATAGAGTTACGTACTGACCTTTGAATAGCAAGAGTGAAGAGTTCCAACTCATCAAGAGTGCCATAAACATCATAAATGTCATCTATGATTGAAATAAAAACAATGACTTTTGTTATCAATCTTCTAAAGTAGCTATGTTGAGGCTCAAACAATGCACCAACTGCCCAAAACATATTCTCAACAAGTATATCCCTTGAAAATGGAAGCTTTTCCGCAAGCCCTGTATTCTTCCACCACCTAATTTACATCAAAATTAATGTTTCAGCACTTAGATGAAATTAATTTGTATCTAGAAATATATGTATTCACGTACCTTGATAAAATTCTTAAATCTTGTTGGTGTGTTGCTTGAACAATGTTGAAGTCCAATTTAGCAAGCTCTAACAAAAGAGGATTAGCATTTGGCATTCTCTCATAAATGCTAATATACCACCTTGTCTCTAATCTTGGCATCATCCAATGTCTTGGGAGTTCCAAGGCATGGACCACTAATTCCACCATTATATTCTCTTCTCCACAACGATTTTGATCAACATATCTCATTAGATGTGTCAGTGTGGATTTTGTCGTATTTCTCAAAGAGGTTTCATTTTCTGTTGAGAGAAACGAAGCTTCATATAATTTTAACAACCCTTTTGTGTCGTTACAAATACTCTGCTTGAGATTGTCATTCTCATCCATGAAATTGTTCAATATATctaaaacacaataaaatacaTTCGTCAAAATCTAATAAAAAGTAAACTTGAAGAATCTATGTTCAAAATCGTAtcgaaaattaatcaaattgaccaTCAAATTTTGAACTACACGTGTCACATAAAATTGGAATTTTGGAACAAAATGGACTAAAATATGTGAACCTGGTCGATATTACGATGGTATGTTGTTATAGATGCATGTACGTACCTTGAGAGATATGAAAATCATATTGTCTGAAGAGCCTAAACTTCAAGGCCGTAGAGTATAATGAATGTCCTGTGGCTACATTTTGGTTATGTATGCTCTTCAATATTTGCATAATTTCATCCTTGAAGTGGTAACTTACTCCAAGCCTTTCTAAATTATCAATCAACTCCAATTTAACATCTAATTCTTGTATTGATTCCTCAACCGTCATCATCAAATTCTTCTTCATTTCCTTCTTCACTTCATCAAGCCGCTCCATATACATATCTCCCTATACGCAACGCTAAAGTTAATTATCATCTTAATAATAAAACACATTAATATAATATACTGTCACAATCGATAGGATGTACAAGTACTATATatacgaaaaaaaaaaagaataaaatatataccaCGTAATTATTGTCAATGGACTGAATATATTGAAAATCCCATGTAGTAGGTTTGTAATTCCCTGAACGTCTGATAGTATTGGGATTTGGGTCAGCTAATTTTATTTTGCCAGCAGTTGAGAGACACCCTTTTGATAGTACAACTAGTGATGGCTGACCTCGACTCAATAAAGTAATTGGAGATGCTCTTCTTGAGGTCACCATTCCTGTGTTGTTGAATAATATTGCGTCCATACTAATATTAGTTCTTACCTTTATAATGTTTTAAAGTATATGTTTTAGATGTTGGAGCTCAAACTATTCGtttccaatatatatatagagagataaTTGGATACTATTCATCTATATGAAATGGACGTGTTACATTCATTAGCACtacaaaattattattggaCACCTCACTGttactaaaaatcatttttgacgTAGTTGCAAATGAATTTAAAGGTCAATAATTTGATACTACttgcaaaaaagaatttgaattctattttttatttttgggtaaaCATTGAATTCTATGTTTATCATGCCTGTAATGGCTGTCAAATTTTTTCCTAGGATAGTGATGAAACACATTTCGGCACAATTTGCCTGGTGTTGTCAATTTTTCGAAAGTCAGccaaaaggggaaaaaaacaaaaggcgGACCCATTCATTATTAATATTCTTGAACACAAAGAAAATGTGGTGGTCACAACAAGGGTGTTAAAATGGCCTGACTGATAGATCGTTAGTTCGTTCAAAAGTTATTCGGGCTCAGATGAATTGGATTAATATGTAACAAATTTCGAATGGTTATACCTTCGTTCGATAGAGTGTGTAAGAATATTATTAAATGTGATTATTTTTCGTCAATAAAACTACTCAGATGAGAAAATCTGAGAGTAGATATATTGTATTTTGAAAGTGCAAAAGATGAGAGTCAAACCTTACCTCTAAGATACAAAAACAAATTGTATGGCTGAATCTGTTATAAGAAGAGCTAAAAGATGTTCTATACAGAAGAAAAGATACTAGATTTATTTCTCTCAACCTTTGGCCTATACCAAAATATAAGTAATTAATTGACTTAGAAATTAACTCTATCGTATCTTAATTTAAAACTGGGTAGTTACAGTGAGATTATCTTTATGCACGGTTTGATTTGTATATTAAAAGTAGTATTGTCTATGAGACATGCTTATCCATATGTTAATAGTTTATTCAGGGGGTCTTTTGATAGCCGGATAGAAacaagttattcatgtatacgCTTTTATATAACATACAATATGTTTAGCAGGTAATCCGCATAACTAGTATGGGGTCGTTTGTTAGTTGATTAGAGTTATGTAGATTTTAGCAATGTAGAAATTAGTAATGAGTGAatgtatgtattattttatgcaggttttagttattcatgtattagttatacatgtacTAGATATTCCACCTTCTatcttgcataaaataatacatagatcCTCTCATCacttatatatgtattagttatggAATTTCTAAATTCTCAACCAAACGTCATATTAATCTTATacatgaataaattatttttatctacCTATCAAACTTCTTATAAATTATACgttaatacatgaataagacAAACCTCATCCGACCACCAAACAACCTCCCgttgtatatattttgataaGAGGATGAAATAGTCGTGGAAATAGGGATTAGGTAGCAGTGATCTATTCCATCTTTCTTATTTCTTGTGGtaccttttttttagtttatccaaaaaaaaaaatatcattttactttaattaaaagtaatttaatttaattttttttcttttttgcacctttattaaataattattttataacaaaagtttcaattatcttttttttttttaaaaaaaactttatgttaaattaaataacatcaCATTTATGAGACGGAAGAGTAGTAGTTTTCGTCGGCCAGGGATACTGTATGATGTGGTGTCTATAATCTAATCTTCAAGACTTCAACACCAATTTTTTTCACAATTGAATGTCATTTACTAAactgtaattattattttctctcaGCGTCATGATAAATTAACTACTAAAGTAATTCTTGAACTTCaaacattataaattttaaaagaaataattctttATTGTCTTAAATATCTAActtttggaagaaaaataattactGCTTACGGTAATAATATTCCCAATCAACACTCTCATCAGAGATTGCTATGAGGAAATTCTTGTATCGATAGGCATTATTTTCAATAATcgaaaatatttaaatacaaatcattctttcagaaaaaaattactGATAAATATATACGCAATGAACCATCTATAGATAGAGAAGAGACCGTCGACACATGGGTTTAAAAAAGTCAAGGAGAGAAAATGGATTATCATATTTGCGGAGTTATGAATTCGAAGGGTTTCAAGGGAGAGagattaggaaaaaataaaaagaatttaatgttttcatttttttttaaagaaaataatcagAAAAAAGTTAATTACCCGTCCTAGAAGGATAATGTTATCTGATAATGTAAAAAAAGTTATACACTAATGACTAGTGGTGCACAAAATTTGAACATTCTTTGTCACAAATAGCCTGCACCCTTTGTGTGTGTGGCCGGTGTGATGTTATATTTTTGACAAgtcattcaaaagaaaaaaccaGCGGACTAATTCATCGTATATATATCTAGATCACAAGAAAAACATGGCGGTCACATCAATGGTGTTACAATAGACgcattcaaaaattatttgaattaagATAATTGGGTTATAACTATGTACTAATGTTTCGAATGATTGTCCCTTAGACTATTGGTATTACAAGTAATTAACGTTAAATAATATTGAGGAGTTGTTTGAtaaagtgtataaaaataaaattactgtAAAATATAGTGTACTTGAAAATTAGTTATGgtgaaattatttcttattcaCGGTTTGATTTGTGCATTAAGAGTAGTTTTGTCTAGTGGCGTAGGCACATGTTGGACACCCTGCGTCGGAAAAAAATATCtcatatacaagtaaaatgacacacaaagtgattaaataacatattttggacactCTTGTCATAATAAGTTGTTATAGCCTAGTGGTTTAAGATGTCTTGAATGTGTGTTTAGACATTTTTAATGAGTCAGTGTTCGCGTGTTCAAATCTCACTTGGAacaattttttccctttttaagaAGAgcttttgttgtttaatttttggaCCCTCATCGTGAAATTCATGGCTCCGCCACTGGTGTTGTCTATGCATGTGCTTATCCATGTATAATAGTTTATCTAGGGGTTTTTTTGATAGCCGGATGAGAAAcaaattattcatatattaattttcGCATAACTTATACGTCGCTTGGCATGTAAATAGGAAATAAGTTTGATacatatgtataaaattaatacgacACTTCATTGACTACTTAGAAATCCACATAACTATATGGGGTTGTTTGGTAACTGATTAGAGTTATGCATGTAAATAACGTATTCTCAATTAAAGATTGTATTAATCTTATACGTGAATAACTTATTTCCTATCTACCAATAAAATGCCATGaaagttatacaaaaattaatacataaataacacAACCTTATCTaactaccaaacgacccctcaGAGGTATATATTTTGATAAGAGGATGAAATAGTTCTGGAAATAGGGATTAAGCAGGTGGTGATCtatttcatttatcttattttatataatgtattttttagttttttttttaaatgtaatcttactataattaaaaataatttaattttaatttttttttcttgttactcttaataaaataattattttaagacaaaaaattcaaaatccccTCCCTATCAAATCAAATGATATCTGTCACATTTTGCCATAAATAGCCTGATGGTACCTTATCTTAATGGGTGGTGTGGTGTCAATTTTGACACCCAAAAAGCAGTGGTTGAAAAAAATAGACGAAAAAAAGCGCAGTGAGTCCAGGGAACACATTTTAGTCGCTGAAATCGTgactatgtattttattttttaaatttaagtgattttatttgattaagtataaaatatatgaagatTTTGAGAGTATTTTTATccttaaatttttctttaaaaattaaattctttcgtcaataattttgaataataattaaatttcctAGTCTGTTGTTGGGCGAGATCATAGGAATGCGTGAGCAGTTTCACAAAAAATGTTCAGAAATAGCACAAAAAAACCATGTAGCTACGCTATTGTGCGTGAGACTCTTATTTGGCTAAAGCAACATTCAATAGTATgaggttgattgtggaaactggtaatttacttatgaatcaagctttgaaagaaaatatggtgaattatttttattttgattctttagttttttattaGAGAACTCTTATCAAAGAGTttcctttttttcctctttGCCGGTTGTTAAAAAATTCAGCGAATCAAATTGTTCATTATCTTGGTAGAACATTTATTTCTATGTCTGGTTCGATGGAGTGGGACACTAAACCTCCATTTCTTATTATCgatgtatttgtatttgatttGAATAATACATGATGAAAGAActatttcaaaacaaaaaaaaaaaaaaatcaaactcccTACTTTATTTTATGCATTGTCCATTTTACTCTTGCTATGTCACATAGACACATACATATGTCATACCTCTTTATATAAGtataatagtaatttttttctttatgttaatTAACATTATaagtgaataatatttttatgaatttgtcacaaaatttaatattatttttatgactGTTATTACAGTATAATATGCATTAAGTGTGTATATGTGTatgtatgtatttatatatttttgtcttgCTC belongs to Solanum stenotomum isolate F172 chromosome 1, ASM1918654v1, whole genome shotgun sequence and includes:
- the LOC125877569 gene encoding (R)-linalool synthase TPS5, chloroplastic-like, encoding MDAILFNNTGMVTSRRASPITLLSRGQPSLVVLSKGCLSTAGKIKLADPNPNTIRRSGNYKPTTWDFQYIQSIDNNYVGDMYMERLDEVKKEMKKNLMMTVEESIQELDVKLELIDNLERLGVSYHFKDEIMQILKSIHNQNVATGHSLYSTALKFRLFRQYDFHISQDILNNFMDENDNLKQSICNDTKGLLKLYEASFLSTENETSLRNTTKSTLTHLMRYVDQNRCGEENIMVELVVHALELPRHWMMPRLETRWYISIYERMPNANPLLLELAKLDFNIVQATHQQDLRILSRWWKNTGLAEKLPFSRDILVENMFWAVGALFEPQHSYFRRLITKVIVFISIIDDIYDVYGTLDELELFTLAIQRWDTKAMEQLPDYMKVCYLALINIINEVAYEVLKNHDINVLPYLTKSWADLCKSYLQEAKWYHNGYKPNFEEYMDNARISIAVPMVLVHSLFLVTNQITKEALDSLINYPDIIRWSATIFRFTDDLGTSSDELKRGDVSKSIQCYMNEKGASEEEAREHITFLIKETWEAMNTAQRKNSPFSDTFIGIVKNITRTSHFMYLHNDVKSSISKILFEPIIIPNVALALK